The following are encoded together in the Daucus carota subsp. sativus chromosome 5, DH1 v3.0, whole genome shotgun sequence genome:
- the LOC108221245 gene encoding E3 ubiquitin-protein ligase BOI-like: MASPPSPLIPDSYHINSYGNYQTQPLIPPTELMNPHVANPQAYHVNQHHHDPLPLVLLSELSFELNNRRENMQAYLQWQNLQTINSVVNENTNQVNLILDYASKLLDLIHEKENEVAATNHANWGLQMCLNQYDYQLKAWQQIALEKEALVANLQQQLVMIQESHHQLMLNASQPDAGSSCGDPSNDVIDRDCQMCGEEISSVVLLPCKHLCCCRTCEANVYSCPVCKMAKESSLEVSWPMIKKGAD; encoded by the exons ATGGCTTCACCACCTTCACCTCTCATCCCAGATTCATATCATATCAACTCTTATGGTAATTATCAAACCCAGCCTCTCATTCCCCCTACAGAATTGATGAACCCTCATGTTGCCAACCCACAAGCGTATCATGTTAATCAACATCATCATGACCCACTCCCATTGGTGTTATTATCAGAATTGTCCTTTGAACTCAATAATCGAAGGGAAAACATGCAGGCATATCTCCAGTGGCAG AACCTGCAAACCATCAATTCAGTTGTGAATGAAAACACAAATCAAGTTAACCTCATTCTCGATTATGCTTCAAAGCTTCTGGATTTGATCCATGAAAAGGAGAACGAGGTGGCGGCAACAAACCATGCAAACTGGGGACTCCAGATGTGTTTAAATCAATATGACTATCAATTGAAAGCTTGGCAGCAGATAGCACTGGAGAAAGAAGCCCTAGTGGCCAACCTTCAACAACAACTGGTGATGATTCAAGAGAGTCATCATCAGTTGATGCTGAATGCTTCTCAACCTGATGCAGGTTCTTCATGTGGTGACCCTTCAAATGACGTAATAGATAGGGATTGTCAAATGTGCGGGGAAGAGATTTCCTCCGTAGTTTTATTACCTTGTAAACATTTATGTTGTTGCAGAACATGTGAAGCTAATGTGTACTCTTGCCCTGTGTGTAAAATGGCCAAGGAAAGCAGTTTAGAGGTTTCCTGGCCTATGATCAAGAAAGGGGCAGACTGA
- the LOC135152715 gene encoding protein FREE1-like yields the protein MKHNTEPDKGTNCTSQTEGDALRRPCVAGLMALQTSQKQLTSLTKDSANALRVHATEAEVTHRLSNAKEAASRPAALESHEDLAKKLHEGMDRNRKSSSGSKSDGSGRRMKEVACPTCTVHLQVQVPSSGSETIECGVCQHPFLVSAR from the exons ATGAAGCACAACACGGAGCCTGACAAGGGTACAAACTGCACGTCTCAAACTGAAGGTGATGCTTTAAGGAGGCCTTGTGTGGCAGGTCTAATGGCTCTACAAACAAGCCAAAAACAGTTGACAAGCCTCACCAAAGATAGCGCAAATGCACTTCGTGTACATGCTACAGAG GCTGAAGTGACACACAGATTGAGCAATGCCAAGGAAGCAGCATCCAGACCAGCTGCATTGGAAAGCCACGAGGATCTGGCCAAGAAGCTCCAC GAGGGAATGGATAGAAATCGCAAGTCATCATCAG GTTCCAAGTCGGATGGATCTGGTAGGCGTATGAAGGAAGTTGCCTGTCCTACTTGTACAGTCCATTTGCAG GTACAAGTTCCCAGTTCAGGTTCTGAGACCATTGAATGTGGGGTTTGCCAGCATCCGTTTTTAGTGAGCGCACGCTGA
- the LOC135152716 gene encoding protein FREE1-like produces MLPSYEVVPAVSLLLIYQQAEVTYRLRNAKEAASRPAALESHEDLAKKLQEEINRNRKSSSSDGSGRPMKEVACPTCTVHLQVQVLSSGSETIECGVIQHPFLVSER; encoded by the exons ATGCTACCGAG TTATGAAGTCGTCCCTGCAGTTAGTTTGCTTCTCATATACCAACAA GCTGAAGTGACATACAGATTGAGAAATGCCAAGGAAGCAGCATCCAGACCAGCTGCATTGGAAAGCCACGAGGATCTGGCCAAGAAGCTCCAG GAGGAAATAAATAGAAACCGCAAGTCATCATCA TCGGATGGATCTGGTAGGCCTATGAAGGAAGTTGCCTGTCCTACTTGTACAGTCCATTTGCAG GTACAAGTTCTCAGTTCAGGTTCTGAGACCATTGAATGTGGGGTTATCCAGCATCCGTTTTTAGTAAGCGAACGTTga
- the LOC108221246 gene encoding uncharacterized protein LOC108221246, giving the protein MTRNDPSSPDLDHPEIPLTHDMAGITTVMKHGAHTENNAKIEEKRRDERRRDEERRNVENGEKGDRNRRERTPKRKPESSTRDELLKTINDLKKRVEGEVSAAIGESPFTRRLEDERKQRHLKHPSLDAYNAAASSRPASREMRRDGLTGSPPEL; this is encoded by the exons ATGACCAGGAACGATCCATCTTCTCCAGacttggatcatccagaaataccTCTCACCCACGACATGGCGGGGATCACCACCGTGATGAAACATGGCGCACACACAGAGAACAACGCGAAGATCGAGGAAAAAAGAAGAGATGAAAGGAGGCGAGATGAGGAACGCCGCAATGTGGAGAATGGAGAAAAAGGAGATAGGAATCGTAGAGAAAGAACACCAAAGAGGAAACCAGAAAGCAGCACCAGAGACGAACTCCTCAAAACCATCAATGATCTAAAGAAAAGAGTAGAAGGAGAAGTATCTGCGGCAATAGGCGAATCCCCGTTTACGCGGAGGTTGGAAGACGAAAGAAAACAAAGGCACCTAAAGCACCCAAGTCTAGACGCTTACAACG CTGCCGCTTCTTCGCGACCAGCCTCAAGGGAAATGCGCAGAGATGGTTTAACAGGCTCCCCGCCAGAACTATAG